From Micropterus dolomieu isolate WLL.071019.BEF.003 ecotype Adirondacks unplaced genomic scaffold, ASM2129224v1 contig_13009, whole genome shotgun sequence:
CAGCATCAGAGCCAGTGACAAGCAAGAGACTGAACAAGCTAATAAAGGCGGCTGGTTCTCTGCTGGGCTCTGCTCCGGGGCCCCTGGACTTGGTTGTGGAGAGAAGAATCTTCCACAACACTTCACACCCGCTGCACAACCTGCTGGTCGGGCAGCAGAGCGCATTCAGCTGGAGACTCCTACAAGCACCGTTACAGGAAGTCCTTCCTACCCACTACCATCACAACAACTCCCCTCTGGGCCCGGAGACGAGACTGAAGGACCCGTGAAAATAAAGGACAGCCGCACtgttgtaaacacattttgaaaaggAAACTTTGTACATTATACAATAGTTTGTGTAAATATGTCTGGTCTGTCAATTTTGCTGCCGCAACATCGCAATTTCCCATCGGGAATCAATGAAGTTCTATCCATCTATCTTGAGACACAGCCGCGGTATGATGTCATTGTGTGATGTCATCATGATGTCGTCACCTGGTTCCTCCACAGACTGGCCACCGTGTtgtagagcagcagcagcatcagaggACTGCTGAAGTGAAACCAGCTGAGCTCAGAGTTCACCTGCAGCCTCCAGGGGGCGCCACAGTCCACAGACCCCACCGAGACCAGGCCGAACACGCTGCAGGATCAAGGACATCAATCAATAAGTCAACCAGGAACCATGAAATCTTCTCCCTGCCTCCTTTCCTTCGCTCCTGcctcctttccttctctctctcctcctttccttcgcTCCTGcctcctttccttctctctctcctcctttccttcgcTCCTGcctcctttccttctctcctgccTCCTTTCCTTCGCTCCTGcctcctttccttctctctcttctcctttccttctctcctgcctcctttccttctctcctgcctcctttccttctctctctcctcctttccttctctcctgcctcctttccttctctctctcctcctttccttcgcTCCTGcctcctttccttctctctctgcctcctttccttctctcctgcctcctttccttctctccccCTTTCCTGTACCTGTGGTGTTACCTGTATGGAGGGTAAATGTGTGTTACCTGGCGGAGGTGCGGTTGGGAGGCCACGCCTCCTGCATTGAGGGAAGCTGGTAGCAGTAGAGGAGCAAGAAGTGGGAGGAGGAGTAGAGGAGTGACATCACACACACCCCCCTGAAGAGGAGAGGTGGGACCTGGCCTGACCACGCCCACCAGGTACACAACACCTGGAAACAGAGGAGGTAgggcagggaggagagagaggggaagatgATACCTGGaggagcagagacagagaagtTAGCTTTAGAATAACGTTCAGCTCATTTAATGttctgacacaaaaacaaagggaCAACCTCTCCAACCTCTCCAACCTCTCCACCCGAACCACCCGGGGTCTCATTTCTAAACGGTGCGTTCGTACagaacagggctggaaacgtgcggaCGCCACTTCCCGAGCGAAGGCTGTGATCTCTAACAAACAGAGCTGACAGtcagtaaactctgaaccacgCGGACGcacagaaggaggagagaaacgGCGCCTCACACGGCAGAAGGAGGAAACTGTTGGAAATGATTGTGGAACATAAATCCAGATCTGCCCTCCGAGTATTccaggcttaaagcctttctgaagaAACAAAGTGGCAAAAAAACATTGCAGccacaaaaagatccagattcaggatcataaacacaaacggagattctgtttctgcaaaagagtCAGATTCATTAATACTCGCATGCAGCAGTTTATTCTCATAAATCAGGTGAACAGgagacaaattatatttaaatcgATTTTTCAGTGCGTCAGTCGAGCAGATAGAGAGTTTCACGTGTTGTTATCACGTTTGTTGCCTGATCGAGTGCCAGCGTGTGGGTGAGACGCGCTGCCtggaaataaaactattttattgtcttttccaacaagtcatatttctttaaCTCGTCAGCAGCTTCGTTAAGTGAGTGGAGTGTTTGTGGAagtctcttttcaaacgggggatCCGGATCAGTACCTGGGTCGTCCCGTCTGTGTGGCCCCCTCCGGCCAGCGACGTCACTACTCAGAGGgaggccccttcctgcagatcggttttAAAGGGGCGGAGCTCCGGGGCCCCTTCACCAAAAGTAACGTCAGCGTCCCTGAGTTAGACTCAGAgtctgcctccttttcttcctgcagtcaggacgcGTTAATATTAACCAGCTTCACTCAGCGTCTACATGGGGCTCCCTCACAGgggccaca
This genomic window contains:
- the LOC123966268 gene encoding piezo-type mechanosensitive ion channel component 2-like produces the protein MFEEDSVLGEEEEEEEGGRKRLLVELESLVCKTRQIVGNMTTAGGKVLLTALLGLTGIIFPSLSSLPYLLCFQVLCTWWAWSGQVPPLLFRGVCVMSLLYSSSHFLLLYCYQLPSMQEAWPPNRTSASVFGLVSVGSVDCGAPWRLQVNSELSWFHFSSPLMLLLLYNTVASLWRNQVTTS